From a single Natronorubrum tibetense GA33 genomic region:
- a CDS encoding MBL fold metallo-hydrolase, which produces MTVFSVTEGVYGIDVELFDSDVASVYCFDDDEPTLVDAGVAATADELLDGLEACGVSPADLSNVVLSHVHVDHTGAASALVDAAPDCDVYIHESTATHLENPAGLIESSRQAMGSHFDSMGEQGPVPAENVVGVPDEGTTVNIGANSLELIHAPGHSPDHLAVWNPERDLLFAAECLGIYFGRADQWLPPATLPNFDVDVIAETIDRLETLEPDRIIFPHFGVWPNDPEEAFETARTELHRYDERILELHEAADSLEETKRAVAEELLALSPPYDPVVESFFAKLLTEGYLRHHGRI; this is translated from the coding sequence ATGACCGTGTTCAGCGTTACCGAGGGAGTGTACGGAATCGACGTGGAGCTGTTCGATTCGGACGTCGCTTCCGTCTACTGCTTCGACGACGACGAGCCGACGCTGGTCGACGCGGGCGTGGCCGCCACCGCCGACGAACTCCTGGACGGACTCGAGGCGTGTGGCGTCTCGCCGGCCGACCTGTCGAACGTCGTGCTTTCGCACGTCCACGTCGATCACACCGGCGCCGCGAGCGCGCTCGTCGACGCCGCGCCCGATTGCGACGTCTACATCCACGAATCGACCGCGACACACCTCGAAAATCCCGCGGGACTGATCGAGAGCAGCAGGCAAGCGATGGGCAGCCACTTCGACTCGATGGGCGAACAGGGACCCGTTCCCGCGGAGAACGTCGTCGGCGTTCCGGACGAGGGGACGACGGTCAATATCGGCGCGAACAGCCTCGAGTTGATCCACGCCCCCGGACACTCGCCGGACCACCTCGCGGTCTGGAACCCCGAACGTGATCTCCTGTTCGCCGCCGAGTGTCTCGGGATCTACTTCGGGCGGGCCGACCAGTGGTTGCCGCCGGCAACGCTCCCCAACTTCGACGTCGACGTGATCGCGGAGACGATCGATCGACTCGAGACCCTCGAACCGGACCGAATCATCTTCCCGCACTTCGGCGTCTGGCCGAACGACCCTGAAGAGGCGTTCGAGACGGCGAGAACCGAACTACATCGCTACGACGAGCGGATCCTCGAGTTGCACGAGGCCGCGGACTCACTCGAGGAGACGAAACGAGCCGTCGCCGAGGAACTGCTCGCCCTCTCGCCGCCGTACGATCCGGTGGTCGAGTCCTTCTTCGCGAAGCTGCTCACGGAGGGGTATCTCAGACACCACGGCCGAATCTGA
- a CDS encoding acyl-CoA dehydrogenase family protein — translation MEFRFTDEQRQIVEMVAEFVDDEVVPIADEIDHEDEFPHELVDELAELGLMGMPFPEEYGGAGLDYHAYPAALEEISRGSGGLGTIVAAHISLAGNMLYEFGDESQKEEYLTPVAEGTDIGAFALSEAGAGSDVPAMDTVAERDSAEGTSADPREATSASRDGDGYRINGGKLWISNGSVADTVTVFAKTDRDAGSKGISSFIVRPEADDGFIVEGTEEKLGDKGCPTAELRFDDLWIPEDRLLGEEGEGFVQALKTLNGGRITIAARSIGIAQAALDEATKYSQDREQFDQPISDFQAIQHKLADMDTKTRAARLLMHDAADKKIRGENFVKEAAQAKLYASEISREVANEGIQIHGGYGYTKDFPAERFYRDAKLNEIYEGTSEVLRNTIAAQLLD, via the coding sequence ATGGAGTTTCGATTCACCGACGAGCAGCGACAGATCGTCGAGATGGTCGCGGAGTTCGTCGACGACGAGGTCGTCCCGATCGCCGACGAGATCGACCACGAGGACGAGTTCCCCCACGAACTCGTCGACGAACTCGCCGAACTCGGACTGATGGGGATGCCGTTCCCCGAAGAGTACGGCGGTGCCGGACTGGACTATCACGCCTATCCGGCGGCTCTCGAGGAGATTTCGCGGGGATCGGGCGGTCTCGGAACGATCGTCGCCGCCCACATTTCGTTGGCGGGGAACATGCTCTACGAGTTCGGCGACGAATCCCAGAAGGAGGAGTATCTCACGCCGGTCGCCGAGGGGACGGATATCGGCGCGTTCGCGCTCTCTGAAGCCGGGGCCGGTAGCGACGTGCCGGCGATGGACACGGTCGCCGAACGCGACTCTGCCGAGGGAACCTCGGCTGATCCCCGAGAAGCGACGAGCGCTTCTCGGGACGGCGACGGCTACCGAATCAACGGCGGCAAACTCTGGATCTCGAACGGCTCGGTCGCGGATACGGTCACGGTGTTCGCAAAGACCGATCGAGACGCGGGGAGCAAGGGAATCTCCTCGTTCATCGTCCGTCCCGAGGCGGACGACGGCTTCATCGTCGAAGGGACGGAGGAGAAACTCGGCGATAAGGGCTGTCCGACAGCCGAACTCCGATTCGACGACCTCTGGATCCCTGAAGACCGACTGCTCGGCGAGGAAGGCGAAGGGTTCGTCCAGGCCCTGAAGACGCTCAACGGCGGACGCATCACCATCGCCGCCCGCTCGATCGGGATCGCACAGGCGGCCTTAGACGAGGCCACGAAGTACAGCCAGGATCGAGAGCAGTTCGACCAGCCAATCTCGGACTTCCAGGCGATCCAGCACAAACTGGCCGACATGGACACGAAGACACGCGCCGCACGACTGCTCATGCACGACGCCGCCGACAAGAAGATCCGCGGCGAGAACTTCGTCAAGGAGGCCGCACAGGCGAAGCTGTACGCCAGCGAAATCTCGCGCGAGGTCGCAAACGAAGGTATCCAGATCCACGGCGGGTACGGCTACACCAAGGACTTCCCCGCCGAGCGGTTCTACCGCGACGCGAAACTCAACGAAATCTACGAGGGCACGAGCGAAGTGCTGCGGAATACGATCGCTGCGCAGTTGCTAGACTGA
- a CDS encoding MaoC/PaaZ C-terminal domain-containing protein, whose amino-acid sequence MAYSYEPHHFEAFEEGQTFRSPGRTITETDVTMQAALTGDWNELHTNAEFAEERDFGERIAHGAMTFNYALGMLMSIGILERTAYAFLGMDSMELPNPAYIGDTVSVEIEVTEARALESRNDVGLVVFETVMTTQEGTNVFRGDLKFFVCKTGQAEIDF is encoded by the coding sequence ATGGCCTACAGCTACGAGCCACACCACTTCGAAGCGTTCGAGGAGGGCCAGACGTTCCGGAGTCCCGGCCGAACGATCACCGAGACCGACGTGACGATGCAGGCGGCGCTAACCGGCGACTGGAACGAACTCCACACGAACGCCGAGTTCGCCGAGGAACGCGACTTCGGCGAGCGGATTGCCCACGGCGCGATGACGTTCAACTACGCGCTCGGGATGCTCATGAGCATCGGCATTCTCGAGCGAACCGCCTACGCGTTCCTCGGCATGGACTCCATGGAACTGCCGAACCCCGCCTACATCGGTGATACCGTTTCGGTCGAGATCGAGGTCACGGAGGCGAGAGCGCTCGAGAGCCGCAACGACGTGGGACTGGTCGTCTTCGAGACGGTGATGACGACGCAGGAGGGGACCAACGTCTTCCGGGGCGACCTGAAGTTTTTCGTGTGCAAGACCGGACAGGCGGAAATCGACTTCTGA